CTTTCACAATCTTTCCAGCCCGCTGCAAAAGCTTCAAAGACTTTCCTAATTTCGTCGCGCACCTGACGGAAGACCTGAAGCTTCTCCTCCTCGGTGCCCTGAGCGTGTGCGGGATCGTAAAATGGCCAGTGATGACGATTCAACTGACCGGGAAAAATGGGACAAACCTGATCGGCATTACCACAGACAGTGATGACCGTGGTAACTTTTTGGTTAAGAAACTCGGTTAATGGCTTGGAGCGGTGGTGAGAAATATCAATGCCAATTTCCGCCATCACTTTGATGGCGAGAGGATGGAC
This genomic stretch from Pedosphaera parvula Ellin514 harbors:
- a CDS encoding arsenate reductase ArsC, translating into MPAEKPTVLILCTGNSCRSHLAEGILKAVAGDFLDVQSAGSKPAGYVHPLAIKVMAEIGIDISHHRSKPLTEFLNQKVTTVITVCGNADQVCPIFPGQLNRHHWPFYDPAHAQGTEEEKLQVFRQVRDEIRKVFEAFAAGWKDCESMT